The following are from one region of the Flavobacteriaceae bacterium UJ101 genome:
- the kbl|GCAT gene encoding glycine C-acetyltransferase (Catalyzes the decarboxylative condensation of pimeloyl- [acyl-carrier protein] and L-alanine to produce 8-amino-7- oxononanoate (AON), [acyl-carrier protein], and carbon dioxide; Belongs to the class-II pyridoxal-phosphate-dependent aminotransferase family. BioF subfamily.; KEGG: osp:Odosp_3226 glycine C-acetyltransferase): MDIFERIRTQKTPLGQYADFGEGYFIFPKLEGEIGPIMKFQGKDVICWSINSYLGLANHPEIRKIDAQAAADWGLAYPMGARPMSGQTKYHEQLEEELASFVQKEASFLLNFGYQGMVSIIGALVNRNDVIVYDMDSHACIIDGVSMHQGKRFVFKHNDIESIEKNLKRAEKVAAENGGGILLISEGVFGMRGNQGCLKEIVELKKKYNFRLLVDDAHGFGVLGEKGIGAGEAQGVQDDIDVYFSTFAKSMASLGAFVAGDKDIIRHLQYNMRSQIFAKSLPMPLVIGGLKRLEMLRTMPELREKLWANVNKLQAGLRENGFDLGTTNSCVTPVYLHGEALEAAPLVRDLREKYGIFTSIVVYPVIPKGMILLRLIPTAVHEFEHIDKTIEAFKAIREKLESGVYARMAEAIAAREGL, translated from the coding sequence ATGGATATATTTGAAAGAATTAGAACTCAAAAAACACCTTTAGGACAATATGCAGATTTTGGAGAAGGGTATTTTATTTTTCCAAAATTAGAAGGTGAAATAGGGCCTATTATGAAATTTCAAGGTAAAGATGTAATCTGTTGGTCAATTAACAGTTATTTAGGTTTAGCTAATCATCCAGAAATACGAAAAATAGATGCTCAAGCTGCTGCCGATTGGGGATTAGCTTATCCAATGGGAGCACGTCCAATGTCAGGACAAACAAAATATCACGAACAATTAGAAGAAGAGTTAGCCAGTTTTGTACAAAAAGAGGCTTCTTTCTTATTAAATTTTGGTTATCAAGGAATGGTTTCAATAATAGGAGCATTGGTAAACCGTAATGATGTAATTGTTTACGATATGGATTCCCACGCATGTATTATTGATGGAGTAAGTATGCATCAAGGAAAACGTTTTGTTTTTAAACATAATGATATTGAAAGTATTGAAAAAAACTTGAAACGTGCAGAAAAAGTAGCAGCTGAGAATGGAGGAGGAATTTTATTGATTTCTGAAGGAGTTTTCGGTATGAGAGGTAATCAAGGCTGTTTAAAGGAAATTGTTGAATTAAAGAAAAAATATAATTTCCGTCTATTAGTTGACGATGCTCATGGTTTTGGAGTTTTAGGAGAAAAAGGAATCGGAGCAGGAGAAGCGCAAGGTGTTCAAGATGATATAGATGTTTATTTTTCAACTTTTGCAAAATCAATGGCTTCTCTTGGAGCTTTTGTAGCAGGAGATAAAGATATTATACGTCATTTACAATATAACATGCGTTCACAAATATTTGCAAAATCATTACCTATGCCATTGGTTATAGGAGGATTAAAACGTCTGGAAATGTTACGTACAATGCCTGAATTAAGAGAAAAATTATGGGCAAATGTAAATAAATTACAAGCAGGATTACGTGAAAATGGTTTTGATTTAGGAACAACCAATTCATGTGTGACCCCTGTTTATTTACATGGAGAAGCTTTAGAAGCAGCACCTTTAGTACGTGATTTACGTGAAAAATATGGAATATTTACATCAATTGTAGTGTATCCTGTAATACCAAAAGGAATGATTTTGTTACGTTTGATTCCTACTGCTGTTCATGAGTTTGAACATATTGATAAGACGATTGAAGCGTTTAAAGCTATTCGTGAGAAACTAGAGAGTGGAGTGTATGCTCGAATGGCAGAAGCGATAGCAGCAAGAGAAGGTTTGTAA
- a CDS encoding dehydrogenase/reductase SDR family member 7B (Putative oxidoreductase; Belongs to the short-chain dehydrogenases/reductases (SDR) family.; KEGG: rpe:RPE_2197 UJ101; Oxidoreductases), which yields MKYVLITGVSSGIGNAIAKKFITEGCYVFGSVRKQEDADRLKQEFNSSNFHPLLFDITDREAVQEAVKNIEDIVGKEGLSCLVNNAGVSYYGPMEHFPIDDLRKQFEINVFATVDLTQQFLPLLGTKDLESPSGKIIVISSAAGVWTRPFLGPYSGSKHALEAIFDAYRRELKLYGIDVVIIQPGPIRTEIWDKAQMFDIEKYKGTHYEELLQKIETTAIEQIKKLAIPPSRVADKVFLAFEKKKPKARYLVTPMKLAFKIFMYVLPARWLDAYFMNELKKIQGKQYQIKN from the coding sequence ATGAAATATGTTTTAATTACAGGAGTATCCTCAGGAATCGGAAATGCAATTGCTAAAAAATTTATTACAGAAGGATGTTATGTTTTTGGTAGTGTTCGTAAGCAAGAAGATGCAGATCGATTAAAACAGGAATTTAATTCATCCAATTTTCATCCTTTATTATTTGATATAACAGATCGTGAGGCAGTTCAGGAAGCTGTAAAGAACATTGAAGACATTGTAGGCAAAGAAGGTTTATCTTGTTTAGTTAATAATGCAGGTGTTTCTTATTACGGACCAATGGAACATTTTCCAATAGATGATTTAAGAAAACAATTTGAGATTAATGTTTTTGCTACTGTTGATCTAACGCAACAATTTTTACCACTACTAGGAACAAAAGATTTAGAAAGCCCTTCAGGAAAAATTATTGTAATTAGTTCTGCAGCAGGTGTATGGACAAGGCCATTTTTAGGACCTTATTCAGGTTCTAAACATGCTTTAGAGGCTATTTTTGATGCATACCGTCGTGAGTTAAAATTATATGGAATAGATGTGGTTATTATTCAACCAGGACCCATTCGAACAGAAATTTGGGATAAAGCTCAAATGTTTGATATAGAAAAATATAAAGGGACTCACTATGAGGAATTATTGCAAAAAATAGAAACAACAGCTATTGAACAGATTAAAAAACTAGCTATTCCTCCGAGTCGTGTTGCAGACAAAGTATTTTTAGCTTTTGAGAAGAAGAAACCTAAAGCCCGCTATTTAGTAACCCCAATGAAATTAGCTTTTAAAATTTTCATGTATGTTCTCCCAGCTCGTTGGTTAGACGCTTACTTCATGAATGAATTAAAAAAGATTCAAGGGAAACAATATCAAATAAAGAATTAA
- the CBS gene encoding cystathionine beta-synthase (Belongs to the cysteine synthase/cystathionine beta- synthase family; Contains 2 CBS domains.; KEGG: ava:Ava_4156 cystathionine beta-synthase), translated as MNTYNNVLELVGDTPLVKLNKITHNLKGSFYAKLEWFNPGLSVKDRVALYIIEKAEKEGRLKPGSTVCETTSGNTGFAVAMVCRIKGYKCILAVSDKTGPQKIAYLQAMGAKVYVCPANVPADDPKSYYETAKRIAKETPNSIYINQYFNEENIAAHHSTGKEIWEQTDGKVTHVVICSGTGGTISGVGRYLKEKNPNIRILGVDAYGSAIKKYHETGELDSKEIYPYKIEGLGKNLIPSATDFSVVDRYVKVTDEDAAYKASEVALTEGLFIGYTGGAVTQGLFEFEDEFDENSVVVTVYPDHGSKYMDRIYNKKWMEKYEYTNHPLQEIIDEAKIEYIEEDTEVRTEPYDFYVI; from the coding sequence ATGAATACATATAATAATGTTTTAGAACTAGTAGGAGATACCCCACTGGTTAAATTAAACAAAATCACTCATAACCTCAAAGGGTCTTTTTATGCCAAGCTGGAATGGTTTAACCCTGGTTTATCTGTTAAGGATCGAGTAGCACTTTATATTATTGAAAAAGCAGAAAAAGAAGGCCGTTTGAAACCAGGTTCTACCGTTTGTGAAACTACTTCTGGAAATACGGGTTTTGCTGTAGCAATGGTGTGTCGAATTAAAGGATATAAGTGTATTTTAGCTGTTTCTGATAAAACAGGGCCTCAAAAAATAGCCTATTTACAAGCTATGGGTGCTAAAGTATATGTATGTCCAGCTAATGTTCCAGCAGATGACCCTAAGTCATACTATGAAACAGCAAAACGTATTGCAAAAGAAACACCCAATTCTATATACATTAATCAATATTTTAATGAAGAGAATATAGCTGCTCACCATTCAACAGGAAAAGAAATTTGGGAGCAAACAGATGGTAAAGTAACCCATGTTGTCATTTGTTCAGGTACAGGAGGTACTATTTCAGGAGTAGGACGTTATTTAAAAGAAAAAAATCCGAATATTCGAATTTTAGGAGTGGACGCTTACGGTTCTGCAATTAAAAAATATCATGAAACAGGCGAGTTAGATTCTAAAGAAATTTATCCATATAAAATAGAAGGATTGGGTAAAAATTTAATTCCTTCTGCTACCGATTTTTCTGTGGTAGATCGTTATGTTAAAGTAACCGATGAAGATGCAGCTTACAAAGCTTCAGAAGTAGCTTTAACTGAAGGACTTTTTATTGGTTATACTGGAGGTGCTGTGACACAAGGATTATTTGAGTTTGAAGATGAATTCGATGAAAATAGTGTGGTTGTAACTGTATATCCAGATCATGGTTCTAAGTATATGGATCGAATTTATAACAAAAAATGGATGGAAAAATATGAATATACTAACCATCCGCTACAAGAAATTATTGATGAAGCAAAAATTGAATATATAGAAGAAGATACAGAAGTTCGAACAGAACCATATGATTTCTATGTAATTTAA
- a CDS encoding nucleoid-associated protein (Binds to DNA and alters its conformation. May be involved in regulation of gene expression, nucleoid organization and DNA protection; Belongs to the YbaB/EbfC family.) has product MFGNMKDMMGMMGKLKEAQQKVEETKTRLDNEFLHQRTKDGKLEIKMSVSQKIHDITLSEELLQDKEQLEDYLVLALNKILEKAKIQYEQELAEAAKDGMPKIPGM; this is encoded by the coding sequence ATGTTTGGAAACATGAAAGATATGATGGGAATGATGGGGAAATTGAAAGAAGCTCAACAAAAAGTTGAGGAAACTAAAACCCGTCTAGATAATGAATTTTTACACCAACGAACCAAAGATGGTAAGTTAGAAATTAAAATGAGTGTCAGTCAAAAAATTCATGATATTACATTATCAGAAGAATTATTGCAAGATAAGGAGCAATTAGAAGATTATTTGGTTTTAGCTTTAAATAAAATTCTTGAAAAAGCAAAAATACAATATGAGCAAGAATTAGCAGAAGCAGCTAAAGACGGGATGCCTAAAATTCCTGGTATGTAA
- the ptrB gene encoding oligopeptidase B (Belongs to the peptidase S9A family.; KEGG: lby:Lbys_2207 oligopeptidase B): MKKHLIFSLSLVLLIHCNEKNMNSNTKTLIAPKAKTILHKITTHGHTRTDPYYWMNDRENPEVIDYLNQENNYLRNTLQHTDSFQKILFEEMKGRIKEDDESVPYKLNGYWYKVRYEKGQEYPIYTRFKDSLTNKEHIMFNANEMAEGHSFFNLGGIKISENNQLAAFSTDTLGRRIYTLQFKNLETGEILPDTIENTTGSATWASDDKTVFYTRKDESLRAFQIYKHILGTDSSQDVLVFHEKDETFNVGVHKTKSREFIMISSHNTVSDEYRFIKADEPNTEFTLIQPRERDLEYSVEHYNNHFYIITNKDGATNFKIMKTSIDRPSKENWLDIIPHREDAYIEDIEIYNDYLVVEERSNGLVKFNIKKWDGSEDYYMDFPEETYSAYIGFNPDFNATSLRYGYNSMTTPSSIIEYNLTNKSKKVLKEQEVLDPNFNKENYISERIWATAKDGKKVALSIVRRKDTPLGKDTPLLLYAYGSYGHTIDPYFSTVRLSLLDRGFVYALAHIRGSQYLGREWYEEGKMLKKMNTFTDFIACGEHLVQQNYTSPEHLYAMGGSAGGLLMGAVMNLKPELFHGVVAQVPFVDVVTTMLDESIPLTTGEFDEWGNPKNKEYYEYMLQYSPYDNVEAKNYPNTLVMSGLHDSQVQYWEPTKWVAKLRSLKTDQNKTLLHTNMDAGHGGASGRFESLKEVALEYAFLLDLENIHK; encoded by the coding sequence ATGAAAAAACATCTCATTTTTAGTCTAAGTTTAGTACTTTTGATTCATTGCAATGAAAAAAATATGAATTCAAATACCAAAACATTAATTGCTCCTAAAGCAAAAACAATTTTACATAAAATTACAACACACGGTCATACGAGAACAGATCCTTATTATTGGATGAATGATCGTGAAAACCCTGAAGTAATTGATTATCTTAATCAAGAAAATAACTATTTAAGAAATACTTTACAACATACTGATTCTTTCCAAAAAATTCTTTTTGAAGAAATGAAAGGACGCATTAAAGAAGATGATGAAAGTGTTCCTTATAAATTAAATGGTTATTGGTACAAAGTTCGTTATGAAAAAGGACAAGAATATCCAATTTATACTCGATTTAAAGATTCTTTAACGAACAAAGAACACATTATGTTTAATGCCAATGAAATGGCTGAGGGACATTCTTTCTTTAACTTAGGAGGTATAAAAATTAGTGAAAATAATCAACTTGCTGCTTTCTCAACAGATACACTAGGTCGCAGAATTTATACTTTACAATTTAAAAATTTAGAGACCGGTGAAATATTACCTGATACAATTGAAAACACAACAGGATCTGCTACTTGGGCATCAGATGATAAGACCGTTTTTTACACTCGAAAAGATGAATCATTACGCGCTTTTCAAATTTACAAACATATTTTAGGAACAGACTCTTCTCAAGATGTTTTAGTTTTTCATGAAAAAGATGAAACCTTCAATGTAGGAGTTCATAAAACAAAATCACGTGAATTCATTATGATTTCATCACATAATACCGTTTCTGATGAATACCGTTTTATTAAAGCAGATGAACCCAACACTGAATTCACTCTTATTCAGCCTAGAGAACGTGATTTAGAATATAGCGTAGAACATTATAATAACCATTTCTATATTATTACCAATAAAGATGGTGCTACCAATTTTAAAATCATGAAAACTTCAATAGATCGTCCTTCAAAAGAAAATTGGTTGGATATCATTCCTCATAGAGAAGATGCTTATATTGAGGATATAGAAATCTATAATGATTATTTAGTAGTTGAAGAACGTTCAAACGGATTAGTTAAGTTTAATATCAAAAAATGGGATGGTTCTGAAGATTATTATATGGATTTTCCTGAAGAAACCTATTCGGCTTACATTGGTTTCAATCCTGATTTTAATGCTACCTCTTTACGTTATGGTTATAACTCTATGACAACTCCATCTTCTATTATTGAGTATAATTTAACTAATAAATCAAAAAAAGTTTTAAAAGAACAGGAGGTACTTGATCCTAATTTTAACAAAGAAAATTATATTTCAGAACGTATTTGGGCCACTGCAAAAGATGGTAAAAAAGTAGCTCTATCTATCGTAAGAAGAAAAGATACTCCTTTAGGAAAAGATACTCCCTTATTACTTTATGCTTATGGTTCATATGGCCATACAATTGACCCTTATTTTAGTACTGTTCGATTAAGTTTACTAGATCGAGGATTTGTATATGCCTTAGCTCATATACGTGGTTCCCAATACTTAGGGCGAGAATGGTACGAAGAGGGTAAGATGTTAAAAAAGATGAACACTTTTACTGACTTTATAGCGTGTGGTGAACATTTAGTACAACAAAACTATACTTCTCCTGAACATTTATACGCTATGGGAGGTTCTGCTGGAGGACTATTAATGGGTGCAGTTATGAATTTAAAACCTGAATTATTTCATGGAGTTGTAGCACAAGTTCCTTTTGTTGATGTAGTTACCACTATGTTAGATGAATCCATCCCTCTAACTACAGGAGAGTTTGATGAATGGGGAAATCCTAAAAATAAGGAGTATTATGAATATATGTTACAATATTCTCCTTATGATAATGTGGAAGCAAAAAATTACCCAAACACACTTGTTATGAGTGGTCTACATGATTCTCAAGTGCAATATTGGGAACCAACTAAATGGGTCGCCAAATTACGTAGTTTAAAAACAGATCAAAACAAAACTTTATTGCATACCAATATGGATGCAGGACATGGAGGTGCTTCTGGACGCTTCGAAAGTTTAAAAGAAGTGGCACTTGAGTATGCCTTCCTACTCGATTTAGAAAATATTCATAAATAA
- a CDS encoding UPF0324 membrane protein (Belongs to the UPF0324 family.): protein MDKVFTIRTVLFITVIVLCFTDLISPALALILGFIFSATLGFPLDHYRDKVTSHLLKISVVGLAFGLHIEEAVKASEEAILITVLSIATTLSLGWGIARLLGINTKISHLISSGTAICGGSAIATISPVIKAETKDITIALAIVFFLNALALFVFPVVGNYLHLSQHDFGLWSAIAIHDTSSVVGAASRYGEEALKIATTVKLSRALWIIPVAILSSFLFKSKESKVKIPWFILGFVVVVILNTYIPFFETSHIDKGFFFIAKKMLIVSLFLIGGGLSFKAIKNEGWKPIFLGSFLWIFISISSLYFILHFK from the coding sequence ATGGATAAAGTATTCACGATTAGAACAGTATTATTTATAACGGTTATAGTGTTATGTTTTACTGATTTAATTTCACCAGCATTAGCTTTAATTTTAGGATTTATTTTCTCAGCTACTTTAGGTTTCCCATTAGATCATTATAGAGATAAGGTTACCAGTCATCTCTTAAAAATATCTGTAGTGGGTTTAGCTTTCGGGTTGCATATTGAAGAAGCTGTAAAAGCAAGTGAAGAAGCCATTCTTATAACTGTTTTATCAATAGCCACAACACTATCTTTAGGTTGGGGGATTGCAAGACTTTTGGGAATTAATACTAAAATTTCACATTTAATTTCATCAGGAACTGCTATTTGTGGAGGTAGTGCTATTGCAACGATTTCTCCCGTTATAAAGGCGGAAACGAAAGATATTACCATAGCTTTGGCAATTGTGTTCTTTTTAAATGCGTTAGCGTTATTTGTTTTCCCTGTTGTGGGAAATTATCTACACTTATCTCAACATGATTTTGGTTTATGGAGTGCTATAGCAATTCATGATACCAGCTCTGTAGTAGGTGCAGCAAGTCGTTATGGAGAAGAAGCCTTAAAGATTGCTACAACAGTAAAATTAAGTCGTGCTTTGTGGATTATTCCTGTTGCAATTCTTTCTTCTTTTCTTTTTAAAAGTAAAGAGTCAAAAGTTAAAATTCCATGGTTCATATTAGGTTTTGTAGTAGTGGTAATCCTTAATACATATATTCCTTTTTTCGAAACTAGTCATATTGATAAGGGATTTTTCTTCATAGCCAAGAAAATGTTAATTGTGAGTTTGTTTTTAATTGGAGGGGGATTATCGTTTAAGGCCATTAAGAATGAAGGCTGGAAGCCTATTTTTTTAGGATCATTCTTATGGATCTTTATATCAATTTCCAGTCTATATTTTATATTACATTTTAAATAG